A genomic segment from Lutibacter sp. A80 encodes:
- a CDS encoding IS3 family transposase, producing MLGVNRQVYYRSIKSRLHKQTVAQKVIVLVRDIRMLMPRLGGKKLYFLLKDKLSLLKVGRDKLFRILKANHMLIIPKRSYHITTDSHHRFRKHRNLVSSMDIEGPESVWVSDITYIGTRTNPSYLALITDAYSKKIVGYDVSKSLSMDGSLRALEMAINNRKYKESPLIHHSDRGLQYCSNEYQRLLENNEIKPSMTEKYDPYENAVAERINGILKQEFSVAQKIQDFKVKKKLVKNAIEIYNNIRPHLSNEMLTPIQMHAQKKIKPKQYKSKKLNNDVIIQL from the coding sequence TTGCTCGGGGTAAACAGACAGGTTTACTATAGATCCATAAAATCAAGACTTCATAAACAAACTGTAGCACAAAAAGTTATCGTTTTGGTTCGTGATATTCGGATGCTAATGCCAAGATTGGGTGGTAAGAAATTATACTTTCTGTTAAAGGATAAATTATCACTATTAAAAGTAGGAAGAGATAAATTGTTTAGAATACTAAAAGCTAACCATATGTTAATAATACCTAAAAGAAGCTACCACATAACTACAGACTCTCATCATAGATTTAGAAAGCACAGAAACCTTGTCAGCTCAATGGATATAGAAGGGCCTGAATCAGTTTGGGTGAGTGATATTACATATATCGGAACGAGAACCAACCCTTCGTATCTGGCATTAATCACAGATGCTTATTCTAAAAAGATTGTAGGATATGATGTGTCAAAATCTTTATCAATGGATGGTTCATTGAGGGCATTGGAAATGGCTATAAATAATAGAAAATACAAAGAAAGTCCATTAATACATCACTCTGATAGAGGGTTGCAATATTGCTCGAATGAATATCAAAGACTATTAGAAAACAATGAGATTAAGCCTAGTATGACTGAAAAATATGATCCATATGAAAATGCAGTTGCAGAGCGAATAAATGGAATTTTAAAACAGGAATTTAGTGTAGCACAGAAGATTCAAGATTTTAAAGTAAAGAAGAAACTGGTCAAAAATGCAATAGAAATATACAACAATATAAGACCTCATTTATCTAACGAAATGCTAACACCAATACAAATGCACGCACAAAAAAAAATTAAACCAAAACAATACAAATCAAAAAAGCTGAACAATGATGTCATTATTCAGC